From the genome of Pseudomonas sp. WJP1:
TGCTCCAGAAGGCAGGCCCGGCCAACGCAACGGCTGGCCGGGCGGACAATCAACGGTTGGCGAAATACATCGTCACTTCGAAGCCAATGCGCAGATCGGTAAACGCGGGTTTAGTCCACATGGGTCATTCCTCTTCTTGTGCCG
Proteins encoded in this window:
- the pqqA gene encoding pyrroloquinoline quinone precursor peptide PqqA, which translates into the protein MWTKPAFTDLRIGFEVTMYFANR